In the Euphorbia lathyris chromosome 5, ddEupLath1.1, whole genome shotgun sequence genome, one interval contains:
- the LOC136229907 gene encoding phospholipase A1-II 1-like, whose translation MDGVSDSIAERWKELSGEKNWEKLLEPLDIDLRRYIIHYGEMSQAGYDCFNSEQASKYAGDCRFSMKNLFSSVGLTVANPFLYQPTKYFYATSRIDLPASFLFRSLSREAWNKESNWIGYIAVATDEGKAALGRRDIVIAWRGTVRYMEIGTGFDYPMVPADALLGADKNLFVHEGWLSMYTSADPLSQYNKTSVRDQIIEELKRLLDAYKDEEISLTLTGHSLGAALSTLCAADIIVHGFNIIENQSKKCPVTVFAFACPRVGNADFKYIFDRSEDVHVLRISNAPDAVPNLPPLGFAEIGQELKIDSRKSFYLRGGNLMTWHDLEVYLHAVAGTQGERDLFRLDINRDIALVNKWMAGLKDEYLVPAAWWCQNHKSMVQQEDGSWKLEDQQV comes from the exons ATGGATGGAGTCTCTGATAGCATAGCAGAAAGATGGAAGGAGTTAAGTGGAGAAAAAAACTGGGAGAAACTCCTCGAGCCTCTAGACATCGACCTTCGTCGATACATTATTCACTATGGTGAAATGTCTCAAGCTGGATATGATTGTTTCAACAGTGAACAAGCTTCGAAATACGCAGGAGACTGTCGATTCTCGATGAAGAATCTGTTCTCCTCGGTCGGTTTAACTGTTGCGAATCCATTCTTATACCAGCCTACCAAGTACTTTTATGCAACTTCAAGGATTGATCTCCCGGCGAGTTTCCTATTCAGGTCATTATCAAGGGAAGCCTGGAATAAGGAATCGAACTGGATCGGATACATTGCAGTAGCTACTGATGAGGGAAAAGCTGCACTCGGTAGGAGAGATATTGTAATTGCTTGGAGAGGAACGGTCCGGTATATGGAAATAGGTACAGGATTTGATTATCCAATGGTACCAGCTGATGCATTACTAGGTGCAGATAAGAATCTTTTTGTTCATGAAGGATGGCTTTCTATGTATACATCAGCAGATCCCTTGTCACAATATAACAAAACGAGTGTAAGAGACCAG ATAATCGAAGAGTTGAAACGGCTGTTGGATGCATACAAGGATGAAGAGATAAGCTTGACTTTAACAGGTCACAGCTTAGGAGCAGCACTTTCAACTCTGTGTGCAGCTGATATTATTGTCCATGGATTCAACATAATAGAGAATCAAAGCAAGAAATGTCCGGTTACCGTCTTTGCTTTCGCATGCCCTCGTGTTGGGAACGCCGACTTTAAATACATCTTTGATCGTTCCGAAGATGTTCATGTTCTACGTATCTCCAACGCTCCTGATGCAGTTCCAAATTTACCGCCTCTAGGATTTGCAGAAATCGGACAAGAACTGAAAATAGACAGCAGGAAATCATTCTACTTGAGGGGTGGAAATCTAATGACCTGGCATGATCTGGAGGTATATCTTCATGCAGTTGCTGGAACACAAGGAGAAAGAGATCTTTTTCGGTTAGACATTAATAGAGATATCGCTTTGGTTAACAAATGGATGGCAGGTTTGAAGGATGAATATTTGGTTCCTGCTGCTTGGTGGTGTCAAAACCACAAGTCCATGGTTCAACAGGAAGATGGTTCTTGGAAGCTCGAAGATCAACAAGTTTGA
- the LOC136230361 gene encoding signaling peptide TAXIMIN 1: protein MCDDCRPLGFLLGLPFAFLSLIISIVGVAIWIVGLLLTCICPCCLCVTIIVELALELIKAPIHVMEWFTSQIPC from the exons ATGTGCGACGACTGTAGGCCTTTGGGTTTTCTTTTAGGCCTTCCTTTCGCCTTCCTTTCTCTAATCATCTCCATTGTTGGCGTTGCCATTTGGATCGTCGG GTTGTTGTTGACTTGTATATGTCCTTGCTGTTTGTGTGTGACAATAATAGTGGAGCTGGCTCTGGAGTTGATTAAAGCCCCTATTCATGTTATGGAATGGTTCACTTCTCAGATACCCTGTTAA
- the LOC136230605 gene encoding seed biotin-containing protein SBP65-like isoform X2 — translation MASEQSRRENKTNEQDIQLEKDRVPKMTMHFESLTTKPKAGSEEKEVNQTDRAPVVSRVHHTVKDQGEEGGYSVGKFEVSGGAEENKDQRLSIGEIKSLRQAAQQSSNEAIKGAKERYEKAKNEMNEGEAKDTVPEGARKVSQQTGEKGSQAKDTVAENARKASQQIGEKGSQAKDTVAESAQKASQQIGEKGSQAKDTVAEGAQKASQQIGEKGSQAKDTAYEGAQRTGQYVVEKGGQAKDTAYEGAQRTGQYVAEKGAQAKDTAYEGAQRTGQYVAEKGAQVKDTALEKGAQAKDTVVEGAQNTGQYVVEKGAQAKDTVVEGARNTGQYVAEKGTQAKDTVVEGARNTGQYVAEKGVQAKDTVVGGAHRSAEYAAEKGREAKDTAVEKGQQGYQTLASGKDYALEKAAAAKDVTVKKSKGAVNYAGEVAVDLKDKAAAAGWTAAHYTTEKAVEGTKSAAGAVQVVTGKAAEVVTKPFSAAKQAAVSTGESLKEYTARKEEEAKRGLETRETTQEQEESKNGKPSQERTSSSSRRVAGAGFWGRLGKL, via the exons ATGGCGTCGGAGCAATCACGCAGAGAGAACAAGACGAACGAGCAAGATATTCAGCTGGAGAAAGACAGAGTTCCGAAGATGACTATGCATTTCGAGTCTTTAACGACGAAGCCTAAAGCTGGATCGGAGGAGAAAGAAGTTAACCAGACAGATAGAGCTCCGGTTGTGTCTCGAGTTCATCATACTGTGAAAGATCAGGGTGAAGAAGGCGGTTATTCTGTCGGAAAATTTGAAGTGAGTGGCGGTGCAGAGGAAAATAAAGATCAACGGCTTTCCATCGGAGAAATTAAGAGTCTTCGACAAGCTGCTCAGCAGAGTTCAAATGAGGCAATCAAGGGTGCGAAAGAGAGGTATGAAAAAGCGAAAAATGAGATGAATGAAGGCGAAGCCAAAGACACCGTCCCTGAAGGTGCCCGAAAGGTGTCTCAGCAGACAGGAGAAAAGGGAAGCCAAGCCAAAGACACTGTCGCTGAAAATGCCCGAAAAGCGTCACAACAAATTGGGGAGAAGGGCAGCCAAGCGAAAGACACTGTCGCGGAAAGTGCCCAAAAGGCGTCGCAACAGATAGGAGAGAAGGGCAGCCAAGCGAAAGATACTGTCGCTGAAGGTGCCCAAAAGGCGTCGCAACAGATAGGAGAAAAGGGCAGCCAGGCGAAAGACACTGCCTATGAAGGTGCGCAAAGAACTGGCCAGTATGTCGTGGAAAAGGGCGGACAGGCGAAAGACACTGCCTATGAAGGTGCACAAAGAACTGGCCAGTACGTAGCGGAAAAAGGTGCACAGGCGAAAGACACTGCCTATGAAGGTGCACAAAGAACTGGCCAGTACGTAGCGGAAAAGGGTGCACAGGTGAAAGATACTGCCCTTGAAAAAGGCGCACAGGCTAAAGACACTGTCGTAGAAGGTGCACAGAACACTGGCCAGTACGTCGTGGAAAAAGGCGCACAGGCTAAAGACACTGTCGTAGAAGGTGCACGAAACACTGGCCAGTATGTCGCGGAAAAAGGCACACAGGCAAAAGATACTGTCGTGGAAGGTGCACGAAACACTGGACAATATGTCGCGGAAAAAGGCGTACAGGCGAAAGACACTGTGGTTGGAGGAGCTCATAGAAGTGCAGAATACGCAGCTGAGAAAGGAAGAGAAGCTAAAGATACTGCGGTAGAAAAGGGTCAACAAGGTTACCAAACCTTGGCATCTGGCAAGGATTATGCATTGGAAAAGGCTGCCGCAGCCAAAGATGTGACGGTGAAGAAGAGCAAGGGGGCTGTTAATTACGCGGGAGAAGTGGCTGTTGATCTGAAAGACAAAGCTGCAGCAGCTGGTTGGACTGCGGCACATTACACCACGGAGAAAGCCGTGGAGGGGACTAAGAGCGCGGCAGGGGCGGTTCAGGTTGTGACAGGGAAAGCTGCAGAGGTTGTTACTAAGCCTTTTAGTGCTGCTAAGCAAGCTGCTGTCTCTACTGGTGAGAGTTTGAAGGAGTATACTGCTAGGAAGGAAGAGGAAGCAAAAAGAGGGCTTGAAACCAGGGAAACTACTCAAGAACAG GAGGAGAGCAAAAATGGAAAACCGAGTCAGGAACggaccagcagcagcagcagaagGGTAGCAGGAGCGGGGTTCTGGGGGCGATTGGGGAAACTATAG
- the LOC136229906 gene encoding phospholipase A1-IIgamma-like, with amino-acid sequence MDGIRGVAERWKELSGEKSWQKLLEPLDIDLRRYIIHYGEMSEAAYDAFNVEKVSKYAGDCRYSMQNLFSSVGLTAANPFVYKPTKYLYATSKINLPDCFIVRSLSREAWDKESNWIGYIAVATDEGKAALGRRDIVIAFRGTVQYAELGTGMNFPLVSAADLLGDDTDFNPLVHQGWLSMYTSDDPLSQYNKTSVRSQIVEELKRLLDEYKDEEISLTLTGHSLGGALSTLCAADIIVNGLNRIENRTEKCPVTVFAFGCPRVGDKYFKDLFDRSKDVHVLRISNAPDGVPHIPPIGFSEVGQVLKIDTRKSFYVRTGNLVTWHDMELYLHGVAGTQGRRDLFRLDVKRDIALINKWTSILKDEYLVPGSWWGEKNKSMVQQEDGSWQLEDHQI; translated from the exons ATGGATGGAATCCGCGGTGTAGCAGAAAGATGGAAAGAATTAAGCGGGGAAAAAAGCTGGCAAAAACTCCTCGAGCCTCTCGACATTGATCTCCGTCGATACATTATCCACTATGGTGAAATGAGTGAAGCTGCATATGATGCTTTCAATGTCGAAAAAGTTTCGAAATACGCAGGAGACTGTCGGTACTCGATGCAGAATCTCTTCTCTTCAGTCGGTCTAACTGCTGCGAATCCGTTTGTATACAAGCCCACCAAGTACTTGTATGCAACTTCCAAGATCAATCTCCCGGACTGTTTCATTGTGAGGTCGTTGTCGAGGGAAGCTTGGGATAAAGAATCGAACTGGATAGGGTATATTGCAGTAGCTACGGATGAGGGAAAAGCTGCATTGGGTCGGAGAGACATTGTGATTGCTTTTAGAGGAACGGTCCAGTATGCCGAACTAGGTACAGGAATGAATTTTCCTTTGGTATCAGCTGCTGATTTACTCGGTGATGATACCGATTTCAATCCTCTGGTTCATCAAGGATGGCTTTCTATGTATACATCTGATGACCCCTTGTCACAGTATAATAAAACTAGCGTTCGATCCCAG ATTGTTGAAGAGTTGAAGCGGCTGTTGGATGAATATAAGGATGAGGAAATCAGTTTAACTCTAACAGGACACAGCTTAGGCGGAGCACTTTCGACTCTATGTGCAGCTGATATTATTGTCAATGGATTAAACCGAATTGAGAATCGAACAGAAAAATGTCCGGTCACAGTCTTCGCTTTCGGGTGCCCTCGTGTCGGGGATAAGTACTTCAAGGACCTATTCGATCGTTCAAAAGATGTTCATGTTCTACGTATTTCGAATGCTCCTGATGGTGTTCCCCACATTCCGCCTATAGGATTTTCTGAAGTCGGACAAGTGCTGAAAATCGACACCAGGAAATCGTTCTACGTGAGGACGGGGAATTTAGTAACCTGGCACGATATGGAGCTGTATCTTCATGGAGTTGCTGGAACGCAAGGCAGAAGAGATCTTTTCCGTTTAGATGTTAAGAGAGATATTGCTTTGATTAACAAATGGACGTCAATTTTGAAGGATGAATATTTGGTTCCAGGTTCGTGGTGGGGCGAAAAGAACAAATCCATGGTTCAACAGGAAGACGGTTCTTGGCAGCTTGAAGATCATCAGATTTGA
- the LOC136230605 gene encoding seed biotin-containing protein SBP65-like isoform X1, giving the protein MASEQSRRENKTNEQDIQLEKDRVPKMTMHFESLTTKPKAGSEEKEVNQTDRAPVVSRVHHTVKDQGEEGGYSVGKFEVSGGAEENKDQRLSIGEIKSLRQAAQQSSNEAIKGAKERYEKAKNEMNEGEAKDTVPEGARKVSQQTGEKGSQAKDTVAENARKASQQIGEKGSQAKDTVAESAQKASQQIGEKGSQAKDTVAEGAQKASQQIGEKGSQAKDTAYEGAQRTGQYVVEKGGQAKDTAYEGAQRTGQYVAEKGAQAKDTAYEGAQRTGQYVAEKGAQVKDTALEKGAQAKDTVVEGAQNTGQYVVEKGAQAKDTVVEGARNTGQYVAEKGTQAKDTVVEGARNTGQYVAEKGVQAKDTVVGGAHRSAEYAAEKGREAKDTAVEKGQQGYQTLASGKDYALEKAAAAKDVTVKKSKGAVNYAGEVAVDLKDKAAAAGWTAAHYTTEKAVEGTKSAAGAVQVVTGKAAEVVTKPFSAAKQAAVSTGESLKEYTARKEEEAKRGLETRETTQEQGEEYREESQVHHATGGEQKWKTESGTDQQQQQKGSRSGVLGAIGETIVEIAQATKELVIGQEGEGGAGGDDSNVVESYEETQTQTQHKK; this is encoded by the exons ATGGCGTCGGAGCAATCACGCAGAGAGAACAAGACGAACGAGCAAGATATTCAGCTGGAGAAAGACAGAGTTCCGAAGATGACTATGCATTTCGAGTCTTTAACGACGAAGCCTAAAGCTGGATCGGAGGAGAAAGAAGTTAACCAGACAGATAGAGCTCCGGTTGTGTCTCGAGTTCATCATACTGTGAAAGATCAGGGTGAAGAAGGCGGTTATTCTGTCGGAAAATTTGAAGTGAGTGGCGGTGCAGAGGAAAATAAAGATCAACGGCTTTCCATCGGAGAAATTAAGAGTCTTCGACAAGCTGCTCAGCAGAGTTCAAATGAGGCAATCAAGGGTGCGAAAGAGAGGTATGAAAAAGCGAAAAATGAGATGAATGAAGGCGAAGCCAAAGACACCGTCCCTGAAGGTGCCCGAAAGGTGTCTCAGCAGACAGGAGAAAAGGGAAGCCAAGCCAAAGACACTGTCGCTGAAAATGCCCGAAAAGCGTCACAACAAATTGGGGAGAAGGGCAGCCAAGCGAAAGACACTGTCGCGGAAAGTGCCCAAAAGGCGTCGCAACAGATAGGAGAGAAGGGCAGCCAAGCGAAAGATACTGTCGCTGAAGGTGCCCAAAAGGCGTCGCAACAGATAGGAGAAAAGGGCAGCCAGGCGAAAGACACTGCCTATGAAGGTGCGCAAAGAACTGGCCAGTATGTCGTGGAAAAGGGCGGACAGGCGAAAGACACTGCCTATGAAGGTGCACAAAGAACTGGCCAGTACGTAGCGGAAAAAGGTGCACAGGCGAAAGACACTGCCTATGAAGGTGCACAAAGAACTGGCCAGTACGTAGCGGAAAAGGGTGCACAGGTGAAAGATACTGCCCTTGAAAAAGGCGCACAGGCTAAAGACACTGTCGTAGAAGGTGCACAGAACACTGGCCAGTACGTCGTGGAAAAAGGCGCACAGGCTAAAGACACTGTCGTAGAAGGTGCACGAAACACTGGCCAGTATGTCGCGGAAAAAGGCACACAGGCAAAAGATACTGTCGTGGAAGGTGCACGAAACACTGGACAATATGTCGCGGAAAAAGGCGTACAGGCGAAAGACACTGTGGTTGGAGGAGCTCATAGAAGTGCAGAATACGCAGCTGAGAAAGGAAGAGAAGCTAAAGATACTGCGGTAGAAAAGGGTCAACAAGGTTACCAAACCTTGGCATCTGGCAAGGATTATGCATTGGAAAAGGCTGCCGCAGCCAAAGATGTGACGGTGAAGAAGAGCAAGGGGGCTGTTAATTACGCGGGAGAAGTGGCTGTTGATCTGAAAGACAAAGCTGCAGCAGCTGGTTGGACTGCGGCACATTACACCACGGAGAAAGCCGTGGAGGGGACTAAGAGCGCGGCAGGGGCGGTTCAGGTTGTGACAGGGAAAGCTGCAGAGGTTGTTACTAAGCCTTTTAGTGCTGCTAAGCAAGCTGCTGTCTCTACTGGTGAGAGTTTGAAGGAGTATACTGCTAGGAAGGAAGAGGAAGCAAAAAGAGGGCTTGAAACCAGGGAAACTACTCAAGAACAG GGTGAAGAGTACAGAGAGGAATCACAAGTTCATCATGCAACAGGAGGAGAGCAAAAATGGAAAACCGAGTCAGGAACggaccagcagcagcagcagaagGGTAGCAGGAGCGGGGTTCTGGGGGCGATTGGGGAAACTATAGTAGAGATAGCTCAGGCAACTAAAGAGCTTGTAATTGGACAAGAAGGAGAAGGGGGAGCAGGAGGTGATGATAGCAATGTTGTTGAATCTTATGAGGAAACCCAAACTCAAACCCAGCACAAGAAATAA
- the LOC136231343 gene encoding pentatricopeptide repeat-containing protein At5g39350, translating into MNVPFQTLSKLKHLLTAQYQSLFKHNAINLSLTKTKQLHAHTIIAGLLSSQESTHLRSGLASAYIRCQHIPYARKVFDELPSRTVILYNNLMSVYLNCRLYLVVLKVFVEMLQSGNCFPDNYTYPLVIKACSELRLLGLGRAVHALIVVSMFGSNSNIYVQNSLLSMYMNFREEEVAERIFCAMRKKSVVSWNATINGYFRNGDAKKALLIFNQMVDFGVEIDCATLVSVFPVCGYLRELQLGRRVHGLMERNGLDKKIAVRNALVDMYVKCGSMDEARLAFDGMNERDVISWTSMINGYASSGDLRSALALCRMMQNDGIRPNSVTIASILSVCDNSRDGSCFHGWTIRQNLDSNVAIETSLIDMYAKCNRINLSFGILTRTTTKRTVPWNAMLSGCIHNGLAAEAIGFFKQMLSKGIESNGATLKSLLPAYAILVDLQPAKNMHCYLMRSGFLSRIEVATCLINIYSKCGSLESSHRIFNDIPLAGKDIYVWSVIIAAYGVHGHGETSVSLFGQMVQSGVKPNEVTFTSVLQACSHAGLVDEGLHLFQLVVKDLKTSPNDDHYTCIVDLLGRAGRLDEAYELVRGMPFRPSYAVWGALLGACVIHGNVEVGEVAAKWLFELEPENTGNYVLLTKLYAAVGRWEDAENVRHKMNNIGLRKTLALSMIDAVNA; encoded by the coding sequence ATGAATGTCCCCTTTCAAACTCTATCCAAACTCAAGCATTTGCTTACTGCACAATATCAATCTCTCTTCAAACACAATGCAATCAATTTGTCCCTTACCAAGACTAAACAGCTCCATGCCCACACCATTATTGCAGGTCTTCTATCCTCACAAGAATCCACCCATCTCCGCTCAGGCCTCGCTTCTGCCTACATCCGCTGTCAGCATATCCCATATGCTCGCAAAGTGTTCGATGAATTGCCTAGTCGGACTGTAATTTTATACAATAACTTGATGAGTGTGTACCTCAATTGCCGGCTATACCTTGTTGTACTAAAGGTGTTTGTCGAAATGCTTCAATCAGGAAATTGCTTTCCGGACAACTATACGTACCCGCTCGTCATCAAGGCCTGTAGTGAACTACGGTTGCTTGGATTAGGTAGAGCGGTTCATGCGCTTATAGTGGTGTCTATGTTTGGTTCGAATTCGAATATCTATGTGCAGAATTCGTTATTGTCTATGTATATGAATTTTAGGGAGGAGGAGGTAGCGGAAAGAATTTTTTGTGCAATGAGGAAGAAGAGTGTGGTCTCTTGGAATGCTACGATTAATGGGTATTTCAGAAACGGGGATGCTAAGAAAGCTTTGTTGATTTTTAACCAGATGGTTGATTTTGGGGTTGAGATTGATTGTGCCACTCTGGTCTCTGTGTTTCCAGTTTGTGGATATTTGAGGGAATTGCAATTGGGAAGAAGGGTCCATGGATTAATGGAAAGGAATGGTTTGGATAAGAAAATTGCAGTCAGGAATGCATTGGTTGATATGTATGTAAAATGTGGTAGCATGGATGAAGCAAGGTTGGCTTTTGATGGTATGAATGAAAGGGATGTGATCAGTTGGACTTCCATGATTAATGGGTATGCCTCGAGTGGAGACTTGAGAAGTGCTTTGGCACTCTGTAGAATGATGCAGAATGACGGGATAAGACCTAACTCGGTGACTATAGCTTCGATTCTCTCGGTTTGTGATAATTCTAGGGATGGAAGTTGTTTCCATGGGTGGACAATTAGACAAAATCTTGATTCAAATGTTGCTATTGAAACTTCATTGATTGACATGTATGCCAAATGCAATCGGATTAACCTTAGCTTCGGAATCTTAACAAGAACGACAACAAAGAGAACAGTTCCATGGAATGCAATGCTCTCTGGGTGCATTCATAATGGTCTTGCAGCTGAGGCAATAGGTTTTTTCAAACAAATGCTATCAAAAGGGATTGAATCAAACGGTGCAACATTGAAGAGTCTACTTCCTGCGTACGCGATTCTTGTCGATTTACAGCCAGCAAAGAATATGCATTGCTACCTAATGAGATCCGGGTTTCTTTCAAGGATAGAAGTTGCCACATGTCTAATTAATATATACTCGAAGTGTGGAAGTCTAGAATCTTCGCATCGGATTTTTAACGATATCCCCTTAGCAGGCAAGGATATATATGTGTGGAGTGTAATAATAGCTGCTTATGGAGTGCACGGACATGGTGAGACATCTGTTTCGCTTTTTGGACAAATGGTTCAATCTGGGGTGAAGCCAAATGAAGTAACTTTTACTTCAGTTTTGCAAGCTTGCAGTCATGCTGGTTTGGTAGACGAGGGTTTGCATTTGTTTCAACTCGTGGTGAAAGACCTCAAGACGAGTCCTAATGATGATCATTATACTTGCATTGTTGATCTGCTTGGTCGTGCAGGTCGATTGGATGAAGCTTATGAGCTTGTTAGAGGGATGCCTTTTCGGCCTAGTTATGCTGTTTGGGGCGCATTACTTGGTGCGTGTGTTATACATGGAAATGTTGAAGTGGGAGAAGTTGCAGCAAAATGGCTTTTTGAACTAGAGCCAGAGAATACAGGAAACTATGTGTTGCTAACAAAACTTTATGCTGCAGTAGGAAGATGGGAAGATGCAGAAAATGTGAGACATAAGATGAATAATATAGGTTTAAGGAAAACACTTGCACTCAGTATGATTGATGCCGTAAATGCTTAA